From one Bacteroides eggerthii genomic stretch:
- a CDS encoding trimeric intracellular cation channel family protein, producing the protein MPTFVQILDFIGTFAFAISGIRLASAKRFDWFGAYVVGFVTAIGGGTIRDLLLDVTPGWMTDPIYLICTGLALLWVIFFGKHLIHLHNTFFIFDTIGLALFTVVGVGKSLSLGYPFWVAIIMGSITGAAGGVIRDVFINEIPLIFRKEIYAMACVVGGTAYWICELAGMHSYGCQVIGGMSVFITRILAVKYKICLPILSGNDGEEEGKES; encoded by the coding sequence ATGCCTACATTTGTTCAGATACTCGACTTTATTGGCACATTTGCCTTTGCCATCAGCGGCATACGCCTTGCTTCGGCGAAGCGCTTCGACTGGTTCGGCGCTTATGTGGTGGGGTTCGTAACAGCCATTGGAGGCGGTACGATACGTGATCTCCTGCTGGATGTCACTCCCGGCTGGATGACAGATCCTATTTATCTGATATGTACCGGACTGGCCTTGCTGTGGGTTATCTTCTTCGGGAAGCACCTCATACACCTGCACAACACGTTCTTCATCTTCGATACTATCGGCTTGGCACTGTTTACGGTGGTGGGAGTGGGCAAAAGCCTCTCTCTGGGCTATCCCTTCTGGGTGGCAATCATCATGGGCAGCATTACCGGAGCTGCGGGGGGCGTGATACGCGATGTCTTTATCAATGAAATTCCTCTCATATTCCGTAAAGAGATTTATGCAATGGCATGCGTGGTGGGCGGTACGGCCTACTGGATATGCGAGCTGGCGGGCATGCACTCCTACGGTTGCCAGGTGATAGGCGGGATGTCTGTGTTCATCACCCGTATCCTTGCTGTGAAATATAAGATATGTCTGCCCATACTCTCCGGAAACGACGGGGAGGAAGAGGGGAAAG
- a CDS encoding UDP-N-acetyl glucosamine 2-epimerase has product MKITIVSGARPNFMKIAPLCRAIDAAREAGKNISYRIVYTGPQDDTTLDASLFSDLAMPKPDAYLGISGRDHSRVAASIMLAFEEELNGHPAQVVLVVDDMTATMSCAIVAKKRGLKVAHVIAGTRSFDMNMPREVNRTIVDAISDYLFTAGMVANRNLNQEGMIPEYIHYVGNILIDTIRYNRHRLMQPLWFSTLGLRKGNYLLLTLNRHDLLEKKAVLCSLMQTLAAKAGDMPVVAPMHPYVERAIKSLGLDMPHLHILPPQSYLHFGFLINQAKGIVTDSGNIAEEATFLDVPCITLNTYAEHPETWRFGTNELVGENSIALSAALDKLLHGDWKHTTLPDRWDGRTAERIVQTLINGEKI; this is encoded by the coding sequence ATGAAAATAACCATCGTATCGGGCGCACGTCCCAACTTCATGAAGATTGCCCCCCTGTGCCGCGCCATAGACGCAGCCAGAGAAGCGGGTAAAAACATATCCTATCGCATAGTCTACACCGGTCCTCAGGACGACACCACTTTGGATGCCTCGCTCTTTTCCGACCTCGCCATGCCTAAGCCCGACGCTTACTTGGGCATCAGCGGACGCGACCATTCGCGGGTGGCGGCTTCCATTATGCTCGCTTTCGAAGAGGAACTCAACGGACATCCCGCCCAAGTAGTACTGGTGGTGGACGACATGACCGCCACCATGAGCTGCGCCATCGTAGCCAAGAAGCGCGGTCTGAAGGTAGCCCATGTCATTGCCGGTACGCGTTCGTTCGATATGAATATGCCGCGTGAGGTGAACCGCACGATCGTAGACGCCATTTCCGACTACCTCTTCACTGCCGGAATGGTGGCCAACCGCAACCTCAACCAAGAAGGGATGATACCGGAATACATCCACTACGTGGGCAATATACTCATCGACACCATCCGCTACAACCGCCACCGCCTGATGCAGCCGCTATGGTTCTCCACCCTCGGACTGCGCAAGGGAAACTACCTCTTGCTCACCCTGAACCGCCACGACCTGCTGGAAAAGAAAGCCGTACTCTGTTCCCTGATGCAGACGCTGGCAGCGAAGGCTGGCGACATGCCTGTCGTAGCCCCCATGCATCCCTACGTGGAACGCGCCATAAAATCACTGGGGCTTGACATGCCCCACCTGCACATTCTGCCGCCCCAGAGCTATCTGCACTTCGGCTTCCTCATCAACCAAGCCAAGGGCATCGTGACCGACTCCGGCAACATTGCCGAAGAAGCCACTTTCCTCGATGTGCCCTGCATCACGCTCAACACCTACGCCGAACACCCGGAAACGTGGCGTTTCGGAACCAATGAGCTCGTCGGGGAGAACTCCATTGCCCTCTCCGCCGCTCTCGACAAACTGCTGCATGGCGACTGGAAACACACCACCCTGCCCGACCGCTGGGACGGACGTACAGCCGAGCGCATCGTACAGACGTTGATAAACGGAGAAAAGATATAG